A stretch of Ligilactobacillus faecis DNA encodes these proteins:
- the rpmA gene encoding 50S ribosomal protein L27: MLMNLQFFAHKKGGGSTSNGRDSRSKRLGAKSADGQTVNGGAILYRQRGTRIYPGVNVGMGGDNTLFAKVAGVVKFERKGRDKKQVSVYPVAE, encoded by the coding sequence ATGTTAATGAACTTACAATTCTTTGCTCATAAAAAGGGTGGTGGTTCCACTTCTAACGGTCGTGACTCACGTTCTAAGCGTTTAGGCGCAAAGAGCGCTGACGGTCAAACAGTTAACGGTGGTGCTATCTTATACCGTCAACGTGGTACACGTATTTACCCAGGTGTTAACGTTGGTATGGGTGGCGACAACACATTATTTGCTAAAGTGGCTGGCGTTGTTAAATTTGAACGCAAAGGTCGCGATAAAAAGCAAGTTTCTGTTTACCCAGTTGCTGAATAA
- the lepA gene encoding translation elongation factor 4, producing the protein MDFEKMAERQKHIRNFSIVAHIDHGKSTLADRILELTDTVSKREMQDQLLDSMDLERERGITIKLNAVELHYHAKDGETYIFHLIDTPGHVDFSYEVSRSLAACEGAVLVVDAAQGIEAQTLANVYLALDDDLEIVPVINKIDLPSAEPERVRQEIEDVIGLDASDAVLASAKNGIGIEEMLEQIVQKVPAPTGDLKAPLKALIFDSVYDDYRGVVLSIRVYDGTVKPGDKIRLMNSGAEYEVVEVGVNSPKPIKREMLMAGDVGYLTASIKDIQDTRVGDTLTNALDPTPKALAGYREMSPMVYSGLYPTDNGKYNDLREALEKLKLNDAALEFEPETSQALGFGFRCGFLGLLHMDVVQERLEREFGMELITTAPSVTYDVELTDGSHVNVSNPSEMPDVPTIKQINEPYVKAEIMVPSDYVGAVMELCQAKRGNFITMDYLDDYRVNVIYEMPLSEIIFDFFDKLKSSTRGYASLDYELDGTRPSDLVKIDILLNGDKVDALSFISHRQFAQQRARVITDKLKTIIPRQNFEIPIQAAIGAKIISRTNIKAYRKDVTARIHTGDPDRRAKLLDKQKRGKKRMKAVGRVVVPQDAFMAVLKTDEEVK; encoded by the coding sequence ATGGATTTTGAAAAAATGGCGGAGCGACAAAAGCATATCCGTAACTTTTCGATCGTAGCGCATATCGACCACGGAAAATCAACTTTAGCTGATCGGATCTTAGAATTGACCGATACTGTCTCCAAACGTGAGATGCAAGATCAGTTACTAGATTCGATGGATCTTGAACGTGAACGTGGGATCACGATCAAGCTCAATGCAGTTGAATTACATTATCACGCTAAAGACGGTGAGACTTATATCTTCCACTTGATCGACACTCCAGGACACGTCGATTTCTCATATGAAGTTTCTCGTTCTTTAGCTGCTTGTGAAGGTGCAGTCTTAGTCGTCGATGCAGCTCAAGGGATCGAAGCACAGACGTTAGCTAACGTTTATTTAGCCTTAGATGATGACTTAGAGATCGTGCCTGTGATCAATAAGATCGACCTTCCTTCGGCAGAACCAGAACGTGTACGCCAAGAGATCGAAGATGTGATCGGACTAGATGCTTCAGATGCCGTCTTAGCGTCAGCTAAAAACGGGATCGGGATCGAAGAGATGCTCGAACAGATCGTCCAAAAAGTGCCTGCCCCAACAGGTGATCTCAAAGCACCATTAAAGGCGTTGATCTTTGATTCGGTCTACGATGATTATCGGGGGGTTGTTTTGAGCATCCGTGTTTATGACGGAACAGTCAAACCAGGCGACAAGATCCGTTTGATGAACAGCGGGGCCGAATACGAAGTCGTTGAAGTCGGGGTCAATTCACCTAAGCCGATCAAACGTGAGATGTTGATGGCAGGGGATGTTGGCTATTTGACAGCAAGTATCAAAGATATCCAAGATACACGGGTCGGGGATACGTTGACGAACGCTCTTGATCCAACACCAAAAGCTTTAGCAGGTTACCGGGAGATGAGTCCGATGGTCTATTCTGGACTTTATCCAACTGATAACGGCAAGTATAACGATCTGCGCGAAGCATTAGAAAAATTGAAGTTAAATGATGCTGCGCTCGAATTTGAACCAGAAACTTCGCAAGCGTTAGGCTTTGGGTTTAGATGTGGGTTCTTAGGACTCTTGCATATGGATGTCGTGCAAGAACGACTTGAACGTGAATTTGGGATGGAACTGATCACAACGGCACCCTCGGTCACGTATGATGTTGAATTGACAGATGGTTCACATGTCAACGTTTCAAACCCATCTGAGATGCCAGATGTCCCAACGATCAAACAGATCAACGAGCCTTACGTCAAAGCTGAGATCATGGTCCCAAGTGACTATGTTGGAGCGGTGATGGAGCTTTGCCAAGCTAAACGGGGAAATTTCATCACAATGGATTATTTAGATGATTACCGGGTCAATGTGATCTACGAGATGCCTTTATCAGAGATCATCTTTGATTTCTTTGATAAGTTAAAATCAAGTACACGTGGTTATGCCTCGCTTGATTATGAATTGGACGGGACTCGTCCAAGTGATCTAGTGAAGATCGATATCTTGTTGAACGGTGATAAAGTCGATGCATTGAGCTTTATCTCGCACCGACAATTTGCCCAACAACGTGCACGGGTGATCACCGATAAGCTCAAGACGATCATCCCACGGCAAAACTTCGAGATCCCGATCCAAGCTGCGATCGGAGCAAAGATCATTTCACGAACAAATATCAAGGCTTACCGCAAAGATGTTACGGCGCGGATCCATACTGGTGATCCGGACCGCCGGGCTAAGCTGTTAGATAAGCAAAAACGAGGTAAGAAGCGAATGAAAGCTGTTGGACGCGTTGTCGTACCGCAAGATGCTTTCATGGCTGTTTTGAAGACAGACGAAGAAGTAAAATAA
- a CDS encoding response regulator transcription factor, producing the protein MKQTVFIVEDDQTIAQVISDKLTSWGLECVCVTDFQNVSEQCLALAPQLVLMDISLPYFNGFHWCQEIRKHSNVPLIFISSASDQMNQIMAMNLGADDFIVKPFELELLNAKVQALLRRSYEYTNEINENNYTFAKTQFDLEKNTLTNQQGAVELTPTEAKIFLVLVKAKGQLVPKSQIVEALWQDDSFIDNNTLAVNLTRIRKKLAQLGLAELIKTVKGKGYILEESGSDQLPL; encoded by the coding sequence ATGAAACAGACCGTTTTTATTGTAGAAGACGACCAAACGATCGCACAAGTCATCAGTGACAAATTAACTTCATGGGGACTCGAGTGTGTTTGTGTGACTGATTTTCAAAATGTCAGTGAACAATGTTTAGCCTTAGCTCCGCAGTTAGTTTTAATGGATATCTCGCTTCCATATTTCAATGGTTTTCACTGGTGTCAAGAGATCCGAAAGCACTCAAACGTGCCGTTGATCTTTATCTCTTCGGCTTCTGATCAGATGAATCAGATCATGGCGATGAATCTAGGTGCCGACGATTTTATCGTCAAACCATTTGAGTTGGAACTCTTGAATGCTAAAGTTCAAGCGCTTTTGCGCCGCAGTTATGAATATACGAATGAGATCAATGAAAATAACTATACCTTTGCTAAAACGCAATTTGACCTTGAAAAAAATACGTTGACTAATCAACAAGGAGCAGTCGAATTAACGCCAACTGAAGCTAAGATCTTTTTAGTTTTAGTCAAAGCTAAAGGCCAGCTCGTTCCTAAAAGTCAGATCGTTGAAGCGCTATGGCAAGATGATAGTTTTATCGACAATAATACGTTAGCTGTCAATTTGACACGGATCCGAAAAAAATTAGCACAACTAGGCTTGGCTGAACTCATCAAAACAGTCAAGGGAAAGGGGTACATCCTTGAAGAAAGTGGGTCTGATCAACTTCCTTTATGA
- a CDS encoding RNA-guided endonuclease InsQ/TnpB family protein, producing the protein MILWKVVKSLIQVQKIKLYPNQTMRKILDDLCNYRRYCWNQGLALWNDMYETSLILNDKKLYPSERKVRDELVANKEDWQYHLSARCLQLAISDLGKAWKNFFNKSMSNWGKPKFKSKKAPRQGFKTDRAKIINGKLRLDKPLGIKSWYDIRFKGAKNLEGELKVVSIYCENGKYWASLPFEVEIKKKDKAHSNTAVDVNVGHLNYTNGKVNTLPDNLKRLYKRIKYYRRKLARKRVVNGKKATKTNNYVKTRAKLQRDHRKIANIQHDIIQKFTTELVINYDQIVIEDLEVKKMQMTHVASKGLQRSLFGYFRQVLTYKVEWYDKKVVLADKYYPSTQRCSKCGFIKTGEDKVGLNGNQKHRTKHDEYICYECGAIMDRDENAVANLLALLN; encoded by the coding sequence ATGATTCTTTGGAAGGTAGTGAAGAGCTTGATACAGGTTCAGAAAATAAAACTTTATCCAAATCAAACTATGAGAAAAATTCTCGATGATTTATGTAATTATCGGAGATATTGTTGGAATCAAGGTTTAGCTTTGTGGAATGATATGTATGAAACTTCGCTAATTCTAAATGATAAGAAGTTGTATCCAAGTGAACGCAAGGTCCGTGATGAATTAGTAGCTAATAAAGAAGATTGGCAATATCACTTATCTGCTCGTTGTTTACAATTAGCGATCTCTGATCTAGGTAAAGCTTGGAAAAACTTTTTTAATAAATCTATGTCTAATTGGGGCAAACCAAAATTTAAGTCTAAGAAAGCTCCTAGACAAGGTTTTAAAACTGATAGGGCTAAGATCATCAATGGGAAATTACGTCTAGATAAACCTCTAGGGATCAAAAGTTGGTATGATATTAGATTCAAAGGTGCTAAGAACTTAGAGGGTGAATTAAAAGTTGTTTCAATTTACTGTGAAAATGGTAAATATTGGGCGAGTTTGCCTTTTGAGGTCGAGATAAAAAAGAAAGATAAAGCCCACTCGAACACCGCGGTTGACGTCAACGTTGGACATCTAAACTATACAAATGGTAAGGTAAACACCTTGCCCGATAATTTGAAACGACTCTATAAACGTATCAAGTATTATCGAAGAAAATTAGCTAGAAAACGTGTTGTGAATGGTAAAAAAGCTACTAAAACAAATAATTACGTTAAGACGAGAGCCAAGTTACAACGTGATCATCGTAAAATAGCCAATATCCAGCATGACATTATCCAAAAATTTACCACAGAATTAGTCATTAATTACGACCAGATAGTGATCGAAGATCTAGAAGTAAAGAAAATGCAGATGACACATGTTGCTTCTAAAGGACTCCAACGTTCATTATTCGGCTACTTTAGACAAGTATTGACTTATAAGGTTGAATGGTATGATAAAAAAGTAGTTTTAGCTGATAAATACTATCCGAGCACCCAACGTTGTTCTAAGTGTGGCTTCATTAAGACTGGTGAAGATAAAGTTGGTCTTAATGGTAATCAAAAGCATAGAACTAAGCATGATGAATATATTTGTTATGAATGTGGTGCGATCATGGATCGAGATGAAAATGCAGTAGCTAATCTTTTAGCTTTATTAAATTAA
- a CDS encoding methylated-DNA--[protein]-cysteine S-methyltransferase — MLIKNEYASPLGKIEIVADENSVKGVWFKNQKYYGSKYDLATIAKKENKVIRQVWNWLDDYFLGKKPKIDKALLKPEGTAFQKKVFEILSEIPYGKTITYKEIANMLADKEAGKKFFARAVGGAVGHNPIAILIPCHRVVGSDGSLTGYAGGIEKKIELLTLEGIDL, encoded by the coding sequence ATGTTGATCAAAAATGAATATGCATCACCGTTGGGAAAAATTGAAATAGTAGCTGATGAAAATTCGGTGAAAGGTGTTTGGTTCAAAAATCAAAAATATTATGGTTCAAAGTATGATCTAGCAACAATTGCTAAAAAGGAAAATAAGGTGATACGCCAAGTTTGGAATTGGTTAGATGACTATTTTTTAGGGAAAAAACCAAAGATCGATAAAGCTCTTTTAAAGCCTGAAGGGACAGCGTTTCAGAAAAAAGTATTTGAGATACTGAGCGAAATACCTTATGGAAAAACAATTACGTATAAAGAAATTGCTAATATGTTAGCTGACAAAGAAGCGGGGAAGAAATTTTTTGCGCGAGCAGTAGGTGGTGCCGTAGGACATAATCCGATAGCTATTTTAATACCTTGTCATAGAGTAGTCGGTAGCGACGGTTCCTTAACTGGTTATGCTGGGGGAATAGAGAAAAAGATAGAATTGTTGACATTAGAAGGTATTGATCTATAG
- the rplU gene encoding 50S ribosomal protein L21, which yields MYAIIQTGGKQLKVEAGQAIYVEKLAAEAGEKVTFDKVVLVGGENTVIGTPFVEGATVEGTVEKQGRAKKVVTFKYKPKKHQHTKQGHRQPYTKVVIDAINA from the coding sequence ATGTACGCAATCATTCAAACAGGCGGTAAGCAACTTAAAGTAGAAGCTGGTCAAGCTATCTACGTTGAAAAGTTGGCTGCTGAAGCAGGTGAAAAAGTAACTTTCGACAAAGTTGTTTTAGTCGGTGGTGAAAACACAGTGATCGGTACACCTTTCGTTGAAGGTGCAACTGTTGAAGGTACTGTTGAAAAGCAAGGTCGTGCTAAGAAAGTTGTTACTTTCAAGTACAAACCTAAGAAACATCAACATACAAAACAAGGTCATCGTCAACCTTACACAAAGGTCGTTATCGATGCTATCAACGCATAA
- a CDS encoding helix-turn-helix domain-containing protein produces MEYAKDKLLNSNKTVELIANSVGFPNVSYFIKKFRDYFGESPKQYRTKNE; encoded by the coding sequence ATGGAGTATGCGAAAGATAAACTGCTCAATTCAAATAAAACGGTTGAGCTAATTGCTAATAGTGTTGGTTTCCCTAATGTTTCATACTTTATAAAAAAATTTAGAGATTATTTTGGTGAGTCGCCAAAGCAGTATAGAACAAAAAATGAATAG
- a CDS encoding Ada metal-binding domain-containing protein: MVTDEEWKAIIENDATYDDTFRYAVKTTKIYCRPSCSSRILKKENIEIYYDLKEPENYGYRPCKRCRPNDVVVDDNIWVEELSYTVHGSQSHLRHVLKNN; this comes from the coding sequence ATGGTAACAGATGAAGAATGGAAAGCAATTATTGAAAATGATGCAACATACGATGATACTTTTCGTTATGCAGTAAAAACGACTAAAATTTATTGCCGACCCTCATGTAGTTCACGCATACTTAAAAAAGAAAACATTGAAATTTATTACGATCTGAAAGAACCAGAAAATTATGGCTATCGTCCATGTAAAAGATGTCGGCCCAATGATGTTGTTGTAGATGATAATATATGGGTAGAAGAACTATCATATACGGTACACGGATCCCAATCACACTTAAGACATGTCTTAAAAAATAACTAA
- a CDS encoding sensor histidine kinase — MGLINFLYDHKSLYLIWGALLLIEVLVLYLYDQPQIIFWDTLLFSAFVILLASCIKWFHWQKKLRQLNLLRDNFSSELLPKSQDQREQLYQMIARNLEQQLITENEQDRLQKQAMLDDFGIWLHQVKTPVAALDLLIQANGRDPKMRAELFKINEYLQLMLNYLRQNLDKSDLVFEKVSLAHLTRSVLKKYALFFSEKDISLVFKGDDPWVNTDKKWLVFILEQIIFNALKYTEHGTITVTLTENELQLSDTGIGIRAEELPRVFEKGYTGYNGRKDQRASGLGLYLSKQVAKKLGCTIALTSTVGQGTTVTLRFPKKQNFD, encoded by the coding sequence GTGGGTCTGATCAACTTCCTTTATGATCATAAAAGTCTTTATTTGATCTGGGGAGCCTTGCTTTTGATCGAAGTTTTAGTGTTGTATCTTTATGATCAACCGCAGATCATCTTTTGGGATACATTACTTTTTAGCGCTTTTGTGATCTTGCTCGCCTCTTGTATCAAATGGTTTCATTGGCAAAAAAAGCTCCGCCAACTAAATTTATTGAGAGATAATTTTTCGAGTGAACTTCTCCCCAAGAGCCAAGATCAACGAGAACAACTTTATCAAATGATCGCGCGTAACTTAGAACAACAACTGATCACCGAAAATGAACAAGATCGCTTGCAAAAACAAGCGATGTTAGATGATTTTGGGATCTGGCTTCATCAAGTCAAAACGCCAGTTGCCGCGCTAGACCTATTGATCCAGGCAAACGGACGTGATCCAAAGATGCGGGCAGAGCTATTCAAGATCAATGAGTATCTACAGCTCATGCTCAACTATTTACGACAAAATCTGGACAAGAGCGATCTAGTCTTTGAAAAAGTCTCGTTAGCACACTTGACGCGCTCCGTTTTGAAAAAATATGCGCTCTTCTTTTCTGAAAAAGATATCTCATTAGTTTTTAAAGGCGATGATCCGTGGGTCAATACCGATAAAAAATGGCTCGTCTTTATTTTGGAGCAGATCATCTTTAATGCGCTCAAATATACGGAACATGGGACGATCACCGTGACACTTACAGAAAATGAATTACAACTGAGCGATACTGGGATCGGGATCAGAGCCGAAGAACTCCCGCGTGTCTTTGAAAAAGGCTATACCGGCTATAATGGACGGAAAGATCAACGTGCCAGTGGCTTAGGCCTTTATTTATCCAAACAAGTTGCTAAAAAACTTGGCTGTACGATCGCTTTGACTTCGACTGTTGGTCAAGGAACGACAGTCACATTACGTTTTCCCAAAAAACAAAACTTTGACTAA
- a CDS encoding ribosomal-processing cysteine protease Prp, translating to MIHAHITQRDGMITGFEISGHADSGAYGQDIVCAAVSVLAINTINSLEKLLQMKLDLVSNEAEGGYLKLTLAKKDQQDPKAQLLLESFKLGLTDVAQSYQEYITVDK from the coding sequence ATGATACATGCACATATTACTCAACGTGACGGGATGATCACCGGCTTTGAAATATCTGGGCATGCTGACTCCGGCGCGTATGGACAGGATATCGTTTGTGCGGCTGTTTCGGTACTAGCGATCAATACGATCAATAGTTTAGAAAAGCTTTTACAAATGAAACTTGATCTAGTCTCAAACGAAGCTGAAGGTGGCTACTTAAAGTTGACTTTAGCTAAGAAAGACCAGCAAGATCCGAAAGCGCAACTTCTCTTAGAGAGCTTTAAGCTCGGGCTGACAGATGTGGCGCAGAGTTATCAAGAATATATAACTGTAGATAAATAA
- a CDS encoding ABC transporter ATP-binding protein, protein MEELLKVEHARKVYQSRFKGVQVEALKDIQLEVKQGEYTAIMGESGSGKSTLLNMIATLDKPTSGHIYLNGDDLTQIKDKQAAAFRREHLGFVFQDFNLLDTLSVKDNILLPLVLSKKDIKQMKAKVQKLATELLIDNLLEKYPYELSGGQRQRVAVARALITEPDLLLADEPTGALDSKTSDQLLDTFEAINQNGQTILMVTHSSLAASRAKRVLFIKDGIVYHQLYRGELSKQAFLEKITATMTSLLPR, encoded by the coding sequence ATGGAAGAATTATTAAAAGTTGAACACGCACGTAAAGTTTATCAAAGTCGTTTCAAAGGCGTGCAAGTCGAAGCTTTGAAAGATATCCAATTAGAAGTAAAGCAAGGTGAATATACTGCGATCATGGGTGAATCTGGTTCAGGTAAAAGTACTTTGCTAAATATGATCGCAACGTTAGATAAACCAACTTCAGGGCATATTTACTTGAACGGTGACGATCTAACACAGATCAAAGACAAACAAGCTGCTGCTTTTCGGCGTGAGCATTTAGGTTTTGTCTTTCAAGATTTCAACTTGTTAGATACGCTCTCAGTCAAAGATAATATTTTATTACCACTCGTGTTATCTAAAAAAGATATCAAACAGATGAAAGCTAAAGTTCAAAAGCTCGCAACTGAGCTTTTGATCGATAATTTATTAGAAAAATATCCGTATGAACTTTCAGGCGGTCAACGCCAACGGGTCGCGGTGGCGCGGGCGCTGATCACTGAACCAGATCTTTTGTTAGCCGATGAACCAACAGGCGCACTTGATTCTAAGACTTCTGATCAACTGCTCGATACGTTTGAAGCGATCAACCAAAACGGGCAAACGATCTTGATGGTGACCCATAGTTCTTTGGCTGCTAGTCGAGCAAAACGCGTTTTATTCATCAAAGATGGGATCGTCTATCACCAACTTTATCGCGGTGAACTCTCCAAGCAAGCTTTCTTAGAAAAGATCACAGCTACGATGACGTCGCTACTACCACGCTAA
- the argS gene encoding arginine--tRNA ligase, whose product MKDYKQQVADAVYQAIDGQLSVDEIAQKIERPKDLKLGDYAFPAFVLAKVLRKAPQMIAKELVEKIDQTGFEKVEAVGPYINFFLDKELVSQEILAEVLAEKEHFGDKTTGNKRQVPIDMSSPNIAKPMSMGHLRSTVIGNSIALLMEKSGYQPVKINHLGDWGTQFGKLMRAYELWGSEEEVKNDPINALLGYYVRFHKEDVENPELDDEAREWFRRLEAGDEEATRLWKWFREESLKAFTTVYDRLGIEFDSYNGEAFYNDKMDEVVEILEEKGLLKESQGAQIVDLSEYDLNPALIKKTDGATLYITRDLAAAIYRKRTYDFAQSLYVVGNEQSNHFKQLKAVLKEMGYDWSDDIHHIPFGLITQGGKKLSTRSGRVILLEKVLDDAVALAKEQIEAKNPTLADKEAVAEAVGTGAVVFHDLKNERLNNFDFDLEEVVRFEGETGPYVQYSHARAMSILRKAQKTVDPAEISGLSDPNAWETVRLLGEFPETIARAVAEYEPSVIAKYAIHLAKAFNKYYAHSKILVEDDQLEARLALVQSVAVVLKEALRLLGVKAPDEM is encoded by the coding sequence ATGAAAGATTACAAACAACAAGTTGCAGATGCTGTTTATCAAGCGATCGATGGTCAATTGAGCGTAGATGAGATCGCCCAAAAGATCGAACGCCCGAAAGATCTAAAGCTAGGCGACTATGCTTTTCCAGCTTTTGTTTTAGCTAAAGTTTTGCGCAAAGCACCGCAGATGATCGCAAAAGAATTAGTAGAAAAGATCGATCAAACAGGTTTTGAAAAAGTTGAAGCAGTCGGTCCTTACATCAACTTCTTCTTAGATAAAGAATTAGTCAGCCAAGAGATCTTAGCTGAAGTTTTGGCCGAAAAAGAACACTTCGGAGATAAAACGACAGGAAACAAACGTCAAGTACCGATCGACATGTCTTCACCTAATATCGCTAAACCGATGTCGATGGGCCACTTGCGTTCAACTGTGATCGGTAATTCGATCGCTTTATTGATGGAAAAATCAGGTTATCAGCCAGTTAAGATCAACCACTTAGGTGATTGGGGCACACAATTTGGCAAATTGATGCGTGCTTATGAACTTTGGGGCAGTGAAGAAGAGGTCAAAAACGATCCGATCAATGCTTTATTAGGTTATTACGTCCGTTTCCATAAAGAAGACGTGGAAAACCCAGAATTAGACGATGAAGCCCGCGAATGGTTCCGGCGTCTAGAAGCTGGTGATGAAGAAGCGACTCGTCTTTGGAAATGGTTTAGAGAAGAATCACTCAAAGCTTTCACGACCGTTTACGACCGTTTAGGGATCGAGTTTGATTCATATAACGGCGAAGCTTTCTACAACGACAAGATGGATGAAGTCGTTGAGATCTTGGAAGAAAAAGGTCTCTTAAAAGAAAGTCAAGGGGCTCAGATCGTTGACCTTTCAGAATATGATCTCAATCCAGCTTTGATCAAGAAAACTGATGGGGCAACGCTTTACATCACGCGTGACTTGGCGGCTGCGATCTATCGGAAACGCACTTACGATTTTGCTCAATCACTTTATGTCGTTGGTAACGAACAATCAAACCACTTCAAACAATTAAAAGCAGTCTTAAAAGAGATGGGTTATGACTGGTCAGATGATATTCACCACATCCCATTTGGTTTGATCACTCAAGGTGGGAAGAAGCTTTCAACGCGTTCTGGCCGTGTGATCTTGCTTGAAAAAGTTTTAGACGATGCAGTCGCTTTGGCTAAAGAACAGATCGAAGCTAAAAACCCAACCTTAGCTGATAAAGAAGCTGTAGCGGAAGCGGTTGGGACTGGCGCTGTTGTTTTCCACGATCTTAAAAATGAACGTTTGAACAACTTTGACTTTGACCTTGAAGAAGTCGTGCGCTTTGAAGGTGAAACTGGGCCATACGTTCAATACTCACATGCTCGTGCCATGAGTATTTTACGGAAAGCGCAAAAAACAGTCGATCCGGCCGAGATCTCAGGTCTATCAGATCCAAATGCTTGGGAAACAGTTCGCTTATTAGGTGAATTCCCAGAAACGATCGCCCGGGCAGTTGCTGAATACGAACCTTCAGTCATCGCAAAATATGCGATCCATTTGGCAAAAGCTTTCAATAAGTACTATGCGCATTCAAAGATCTTAGTTGAAGACGACCAACTAGAAGCGCGTTTAGCTTTAGTTCAAAGTGTAGCTGTAGTTTTGAAAGAAGCATTACGACTTTTAGGTGTCAAAGCTCCAGACGAAATGTAA
- a CDS encoding magnesium transporter CorA family protein, which produces MKETKVFEQGKSKWYQIRKNDLPTIASLRADGLDPEILAYAIDEDENAHVEYDAESGTLLLVFNVPKKDDTLYEASPIAFIVTKDAVYSFTTDYTDYINDFISGLLSNEPELSKLSLVFKTLYLCVHAYFPIIKDVNKKRAYLTTKLKSKATKHNLLELSDLGIGLVYIVTAIDQNDLLLNQLSKLGFYKDLTESEKERLEDAQIEADQVVAMARVADQILDEVAATYNNLLNNNLNETMRLLTIWSLLLTVPTIVTGFFGMNVLLPFKDSPFGWIFILLISLILSLGLLFTILRSI; this is translated from the coding sequence ATGAAAGAAACAAAAGTTTTTGAACAAGGTAAGAGTAAGTGGTATCAGATCCGGAAAAACGACTTGCCAACGATCGCAAGTTTACGGGCCGACGGGCTTGATCCTGAGATCTTGGCTTATGCGATCGATGAAGATGAAAATGCACACGTTGAGTATGATGCTGAGTCGGGCACTTTACTGCTCGTCTTTAACGTCCCCAAAAAAGACGATACTTTATACGAAGCTAGCCCGATCGCTTTTATCGTCACAAAGGACGCAGTCTATAGTTTTACGACCGACTATACCGACTATATCAATGATTTTATCTCTGGTTTACTCAGTAACGAACCTGAACTAAGTAAACTCAGTCTCGTGTTTAAAACTTTGTATCTATGTGTGCACGCTTATTTTCCGATCATCAAAGATGTCAATAAAAAACGGGCGTATTTAACGACAAAATTAAAGAGTAAAGCTACCAAGCATAACTTACTCGAGCTTTCTGATCTGGGGATCGGGCTAGTTTATATCGTAACTGCGATCGATCAAAATGATCTTTTATTGAACCAACTGAGTAAGCTTGGCTTTTATAAAGATCTGACTGAATCTGAAAAAGAACGTTTAGAAGACGCTCAGATCGAAGCCGACCAAGTTGTAGCGATGGCGCGGGTCGCCGATCAGATCTTAGACGAAGTCGCAGCAACGTATAATAATCTGTTGAATAATAATTTAAATGAGACGATGCGCCTTTTGACGATCTGGTCGCTTTTACTGACTGTCCCGACGATCGTGACTGGTTTTTTTGGGATGAATGTCTTATTACCGTTCAAAGATAGTCCATTTGGCTGGATCTTTATTTTGCTCATCAGCTTGATCTTGTCACTTGGATTACTATTTACGATCTTAAGGAGTATTTAG